Proteins from a single region of Bogoriella caseilytica:
- a CDS encoding carbohydrate ABC transporter permease: MKPRRGSLERPRRSPLLTVVTGIVLIYSVVPLLWLFINSTKTQSSLFSSFGLWFSGEFALWDNIVATVTYNDGVFLRWFGNTILYVVAGAGGATFLAIIGGYALAKFTFPGKRAVFAVVIGAIAVPNTALAVPTFLMFSRLDLTNTPWSVIIPSLISPFGLYLMWTFASEAIPTELLEAARVDGAGEWRTFFTISLRLLAPGIVTVVLFTTVATWNNYFLPLIMLRDPAWYPLTIGLNSWNAQAATAGGEAIFNLVITGSLLTIVPLIAAFLLLQRFWQSGLAAGSVKE; the protein is encoded by the coding sequence CTGAAGCCCCGCCGCGGCTCCCTGGAACGGCCGCGCCGCAGCCCTCTGCTCACCGTGGTCACCGGGATCGTGCTGATCTACAGCGTGGTGCCACTGCTATGGCTCTTCATCAACTCCACCAAGACCCAGAGCAGCCTCTTCTCCTCCTTCGGACTGTGGTTTTCCGGGGAGTTCGCGCTCTGGGACAACATCGTCGCCACCGTCACCTACAACGACGGCGTCTTCCTGCGCTGGTTCGGCAACACGATCCTCTACGTCGTGGCCGGAGCAGGCGGTGCCACCTTCCTGGCGATCATCGGTGGCTACGCACTGGCCAAGTTCACCTTCCCCGGCAAGCGGGCGGTCTTCGCGGTGGTCATCGGCGCCATCGCGGTGCCGAACACGGCCCTGGCGGTGCCCACCTTCTTGATGTTCAGCCGGCTGGACCTGACGAACACTCCGTGGTCGGTGATCATCCCCTCGCTCATCTCGCCCTTCGGCCTCTACCTCATGTGGACCTTCGCGAGCGAGGCGATCCCCACCGAGCTGCTCGAGGCGGCCCGTGTCGACGGCGCGGGCGAGTGGCGCACCTTCTTCACCATCAGCCTGCGGCTCCTGGCCCCCGGCATCGTCACGGTGGTCCTCTTCACCACCGTGGCCACCTGGAACAACTACTTCCTGCCACTGATCATGCTCCGGGATCCCGCGTGGTATCCGCTGACGATCGGCCTCAACTCCTGGAATGCCCAGGCGGCCACCGCCGGTGGTGAAGCCATCTTCAACCTGGTGATCACCGGTTCTCTGCTCACCATCGTGCCCCTCATCGCAGCATTCCTGCTGCTCCAGCGCTTCTGGCAGTCCGGTCTGGCTGCCGGAAGCGTCAAGGAGTGA
- a CDS encoding ABC transporter substrate-binding protein, whose protein sequence is MTRSTPRALRGVAITAAAALVLAACGNGADDGDAPDGGEDESTTDNEGDEPTTDDGHDDALGEGGEITVWAWDPTLESVASDFMELHENVTVDIVNVGTGDDQYTALQNAISAGSGGPDIAQVEFYALPQFVLGEALADLSQYGASDLDGTFTPGPWGAVTQDEGVYALPTDSGPMALFYNARIFDEHGLDVPETWEEYREVGRELQDADPNAHITNDTGDAGFTTSLIWQAGGHPFQVDGTDITVDLADEGSQVFSEFWETMVDEELVAPVSSWSDEWYQGLSDGSIATLVIGAWMRGNLESSVGEASGDWAVAPMPQWEAGASATAENGGSSLAIMEASQQQELAYAFLDYATVGDGVQTRIDEGAFPATVEHLEDEDFTTVEFDYFGGQRVNEVLADSAANVVEGWQYLPYQVYANSIFNDHVGQAYVSGTTIAEGLESWEQALVTYGNDQGFTVSAE, encoded by the coding sequence ATGACCCGATCCACACCCCGCGCCCTCCGTGGCGTGGCCATCACCGCCGCAGCGGCCCTGGTCCTGGCCGCCTGCGGCAACGGCGCCGACGACGGCGACGCCCCGGACGGCGGCGAAGACGAATCCACCACCGACAACGAAGGTGACGAGCCGACGACCGACGACGGCCACGACGATGCCCTCGGCGAGGGTGGTGAGATCACCGTGTGGGCCTGGGATCCGACGCTGGAGAGCGTGGCGTCCGACTTCATGGAGCTGCACGAGAACGTCACCGTCGACATCGTCAACGTCGGCACCGGTGACGACCAGTACACCGCCCTGCAGAACGCGATCTCCGCAGGCAGCGGCGGGCCCGACATCGCGCAGGTCGAATTCTACGCCCTGCCCCAGTTCGTGCTGGGCGAGGCGCTCGCCGATCTCAGCCAGTACGGCGCGAGTGACCTCGACGGCACCTTCACCCCCGGCCCCTGGGGTGCAGTCACCCAGGACGAGGGCGTCTACGCCCTGCCGACCGACTCCGGCCCGATGGCGCTGTTCTACAACGCCCGGATCTTCGACGAGCACGGCCTGGACGTGCCCGAGACCTGGGAGGAGTACCGCGAGGTGGGCCGCGAGCTGCAGGACGCCGACCCGAACGCGCACATCACCAACGACACCGGCGACGCCGGCTTCACCACCAGCTTGATCTGGCAGGCCGGCGGCCACCCCTTCCAGGTGGACGGCACCGACATCACCGTGGATCTCGCCGACGAGGGCTCGCAGGTCTTCTCCGAGTTCTGGGAGACGATGGTCGACGAGGAGCTGGTCGCCCCGGTCTCCTCGTGGAGCGATGAGTGGTACCAGGGCCTCAGCGACGGGTCGATCGCGACCCTGGTGATCGGCGCCTGGATGCGTGGCAACCTCGAATCCAGCGTGGGCGAAGCCTCCGGCGACTGGGCCGTCGCCCCCATGCCCCAGTGGGAGGCCGGCGCCTCGGCCACGGCCGAGAACGGCGGGAGCTCGCTGGCCATCATGGAGGCCAGCCAGCAGCAGGAGCTCGCCTACGCCTTCCTCGACTACGCCACGGTCGGTGACGGCGTGCAGACCCGCATCGACGAAGGCGCCTTCCCCGCCACCGTCGAGCACCTGGAGGACGAGGACTTCACCACCGTCGAGTTCGACTACTTCGGTGGTCAGCGCGTCAACGAGGTGCTCGCGGACTCGGCTGCCAACGTCGTCGAGGGTTGGCAGTACCTGCCCTACCAGGTCTACGCCAACAGCATCTTCAACGACCACGTCGGTCAGGCCTACGTCTCGGGAACCACGATCGCCGAGGGCCTGGAGTCCTGGGAACAGGCTCTCGTGACCTACGGCAACGACCAGGGCTTCACCGTCAGCGCCGAGTAG
- a CDS encoding LacI family DNA-binding transcriptional regulator encodes MQQSRAPETPARARSRGAPSIADVAAVAGVSTQTVSRVSTGYSGVRPETRDKVMEAMRQVGYVPNSAARALKHGTFRTIGIIAHQLARTGESRTVEGVVEAARQAGYGVTLADVRTPTSHDVSAAAAGLASMAIDGVVIIRAESTAPETLSIPSHVPVVVSDSHFVGHHPAVATDQHAGTVMAVNHLLDLGHRTVTHLAGPEDSLPAAERLSAWQEALEAAGRPVPAPHHGDWSAQSGYEVGQTIAGLVLSGQTSAVFCANDQMALGLYRALYERGLRIPDDVSVVGFDDIPESAHLWPPLTSVAQDFRRIGQRLVDLLLDQIRTGDQPEERVLLPVELMVRASVGPAPDQGPAPDQARGRP; translated from the coding sequence GTGCAGCAGTCTCGCGCACCGGAGACGCCGGCCCGGGCTCGCTCGCGTGGCGCCCCCTCCATTGCTGATGTCGCGGCGGTGGCCGGAGTCTCCACGCAAACGGTCTCGCGGGTCTCCACCGGCTACTCCGGCGTTCGGCCCGAGACCCGCGACAAGGTGATGGAGGCAATGCGGCAGGTGGGCTACGTGCCCAACTCGGCGGCCCGGGCCCTCAAGCACGGCACCTTCCGGACCATCGGCATCATCGCCCACCAGCTCGCGCGTACCGGTGAGTCCCGCACCGTCGAGGGCGTGGTCGAAGCAGCCCGGCAAGCAGGCTACGGCGTCACCCTCGCCGACGTGCGCACCCCCACGTCGCACGATGTCAGCGCGGCGGCGGCCGGTCTCGCCTCCATGGCCATCGACGGCGTGGTGATCATCCGGGCGGAGAGCACTGCCCCGGAGACACTCTCCATTCCCTCACATGTGCCGGTGGTCGTCTCGGACTCCCACTTCGTCGGCCACCATCCGGCGGTGGCCACCGATCAGCACGCGGGAACCGTGATGGCGGTGAACCACCTGCTCGACCTGGGACATCGCACCGTGACGCACCTGGCCGGCCCGGAGGACTCCCTGCCGGCGGCCGAGCGCCTCAGCGCGTGGCAGGAAGCCTTGGAAGCCGCCGGGCGGCCGGTTCCGGCGCCCCACCACGGCGACTGGTCGGCGCAATCGGGTTACGAGGTAGGCCAGACCATCGCCGGCTTGGTCCTCTCCGGCCAGACCAGCGCCGTGTTCTGCGCCAACGACCAGATGGCCCTAGGGCTATACCGCGCACTGTACGAGCGCGGCCTGCGCATCCCCGATGACGTCTCCGTGGTGGGCTTCGACGACATTCCCGAATCGGCTCACCTCTGGCCGCCGCTGACGTCGGTGGCCCAGGACTTCCGGCGCATCGGCCAGCGCCTGGTGGACTTGCTCCTCGATCAGATCCGCACCGGTGACCAGCCTGAGGAGCGGGTGCTGCTCCCGGTCGAGCTCATGGTCCGCGCCAGCGTGGGCCCCGCGCCGGATCAGGGCCCCGCGCCGGATCAGGCGCGCGGGCGCCCATAA
- a CDS encoding ABC transporter permease, with protein sequence MNWFLANTGLVGDLMLQHARLSVIPIVLGLVLAIPPGVLAWRWGWARGPVLAAFGLLYTIPSLALFVLLPPILGISFLSELNVIIAMTIYAVALMTRFVTDALDAVDPAARSSATAMGYSGWSRFWAVELPLAGPVLLAGLRVVAVSTVSMVTVGVLVGIRSLGFLFMDGLQRGNAAQIVTGIVATVVVALFFDLTLVLLGRILLPWNRRTPRVARRLALRAGGAG encoded by the coding sequence ATGAACTGGTTCCTGGCCAACACCGGCCTGGTCGGTGATTTGATGCTCCAGCATGCTCGGCTGAGCGTGATCCCGATCGTGCTCGGACTCGTGCTCGCCATTCCACCCGGAGTGCTCGCCTGGCGTTGGGGATGGGCGCGCGGCCCGGTGCTGGCCGCCTTCGGCCTGCTCTACACGATCCCCTCACTCGCCCTGTTCGTGCTGCTCCCGCCCATCCTGGGCATCAGTTTCCTTTCCGAGCTCAACGTCATCATCGCGATGACCATTTACGCGGTGGCGTTGATGACCCGCTTCGTGACCGATGCCCTGGACGCCGTGGACCCGGCGGCGCGCTCCTCGGCCACCGCGATGGGGTACTCGGGCTGGAGTCGCTTCTGGGCGGTGGAGTTGCCGCTGGCCGGGCCGGTGCTGCTCGCCGGGCTCCGGGTGGTGGCGGTGAGCACCGTGAGCATGGTGACGGTGGGCGTTCTCGTGGGGATCCGCAGCCTCGGCTTCCTCTTCATGGACGGGCTCCAGCGCGGCAATGCCGCCCAGATCGTGACCGGGATCGTGGCCACCGTGGTGGTCGCCCTGTTCTTCGACCTCACCCTCGTGCTGCTCGGCAGGATCCTGCTGCCGTGGAACCGCCGTACCCCGCGCGTGGCCCGCCGCCTGGCCCTGCGCGCTGGAGGTGCGGGATGA
- a CDS encoding carbohydrate ABC transporter permease, with amino-acid sequence MALSADATAAIIPPTAHRQRRSWLPWTFIGPFMAVFALVFLAPIAYSLFISLFRDQLVGGSVFVGLDNYVRALNDPQFWESLTRVSLFLVVQVPIMLGISLFVALALDSARLYGSNFFRIAIFLPYAVPAVVAALMWGFMYGTRFGLVGNLNDLFGVSLPNPLSPDLVLVAIGNIVTWEFVGYNMLIFYSALRVIPHSLYEAAEIDGAGQWRVVRSIKLPAIRGALVIATIFSIIGSFQLFNEPSILQSLAPNAITSYFTPNLYAYNLSFSGQQYNYAATVAIIMGLVTMLVAYAVQLRGMRKEA; translated from the coding sequence ATGGCATTGAGTGCGGACGCGACCGCGGCGATCATTCCGCCCACCGCGCATCGCCAGCGGCGATCGTGGCTGCCGTGGACCTTCATCGGGCCCTTCATGGCGGTCTTCGCCCTGGTGTTCCTCGCGCCGATTGCCTACTCGCTGTTCATCAGCCTCTTCCGCGACCAGCTTGTCGGTGGCTCGGTCTTCGTTGGGCTCGACAACTACGTGCGCGCGCTCAACGACCCTCAGTTCTGGGAGTCCCTCACCCGCGTCAGCCTCTTCCTCGTGGTCCAGGTGCCGATCATGCTCGGCATCTCGCTGTTCGTGGCGCTGGCGCTGGACAGCGCCCGTCTGTACGGCTCGAACTTCTTCCGTATCGCGATCTTCCTGCCCTACGCCGTACCCGCCGTCGTGGCTGCGCTGATGTGGGGCTTCATGTACGGCACGCGCTTCGGCCTCGTGGGCAATCTCAACGACCTCTTCGGGGTTTCCCTGCCGAACCCCCTCTCACCGGATCTCGTGCTGGTGGCCATCGGCAACATCGTCACGTGGGAGTTCGTGGGATACAACATGCTGATCTTCTACTCGGCGCTGCGCGTCATCCCGCACTCGCTCTACGAGGCAGCCGAGATCGATGGCGCCGGTCAGTGGCGGGTGGTCCGCTCGATCAAGCTCCCCGCCATCCGGGGCGCGCTGGTGATCGCCACGATCTTCTCCATCATCGGTAGCTTCCAGCTCTTCAACGAACCGAGCATCCTGCAGAGCTTGGCGCCGAACGCCATTACCAGCTACTTCACGCCCAACCTGTACGCCTACAACCTGTCCTTCTCCGGGCAGCAGTACAACTACGCCGCCACCGTTGCGATCATCATGGGCCTGGTCACCATGCTCGTGGCCTACGCCGTGCAGCTGCGTGGCATGCGCAAGGAGGCATGA
- a CDS encoding ABC transporter ATP-binding protein: protein MIEFRAVTKSFGGTEAVSGLSLVIPAHQVTVLVGSSGSGKTTLLRMINRMVDPTSGTVTIDGTDVRERNPVELRRSIGYVMQNAGLLPHRRVLENVTTVLRLNKIPRSAARERGVELLDTVGLDRTLAGRYPRELSGGQQQRVGVARALATDPNILLMDEPFGAVDPIVRTELQDELLRLQSELAKTIVFVTHDIDEAFRLGDQVVILGTGGLIAQQGSPAEILAAPASDFVASFIGAERGRRRLRVIDQDGRRIAVDDDGRPVGVIS, encoded by the coding sequence ATGATCGAGTTTCGCGCGGTGACCAAGAGCTTCGGGGGCACCGAGGCGGTGTCTGGGCTGAGCCTGGTGATTCCCGCTCACCAGGTCACTGTGCTCGTGGGGTCCTCCGGCTCGGGAAAGACCACGCTGCTGCGGATGATCAACCGCATGGTTGATCCGACCTCGGGAACCGTGACGATCGACGGCACGGACGTCCGCGAGCGCAACCCCGTGGAGCTGCGCCGCAGCATTGGCTACGTCATGCAGAACGCCGGGCTCCTCCCCCACCGCCGGGTGCTGGAGAACGTCACCACGGTGCTGCGGCTCAACAAGATCCCCCGCAGCGCGGCCCGCGAGCGCGGCGTGGAGCTGCTGGACACCGTGGGCCTGGATCGCACCCTCGCCGGGCGCTATCCGCGCGAACTCTCCGGGGGTCAGCAACAGCGAGTGGGGGTGGCACGGGCCCTGGCCACCGACCCGAACATCCTGCTGATGGATGAGCCCTTCGGTGCGGTGGATCCGATCGTGCGCACCGAGCTGCAGGACGAGCTCCTCCGCCTGCAGAGCGAGCTGGCCAAGACCATCGTCTTCGTCACCCATGACATCGATGAGGCCTTCCGCCTGGGCGATCAGGTGGTCATCCTGGGCACCGGCGGGCTCATCGCACAGCAGGGCAGCCCGGCCGAGATCCTGGCGGCTCCCGCCTCGGACTTCGTGGCGAGCTTCATCGGGGCGGAGCGGGGCCGCCGCCGCCTGCGCGTGATCGACCAGGACGGCCGCCGGATCGCCGTCGACGACGATGGCCGGCCTGTCGGCGTCATCAGCTGA
- a CDS encoding ABC transporter permease, which produces MNLFHEAWLWLTAEEQWTGTATLLSRTGEHLLYTLIALAISAVIAIPLGYLVGHTGRGKQLTVAVAGAGRALPSLGLLTVLTLIVGIGDALIAATVVFVVLAVPSVLAGAYSGVENVDHAVTDSARAMGMTPWQVLLRVEAPLGLPLLIGGLRSAALQVIATAVLAAYVGLGGLGIYVQRGIALRRYEEMLGGAIAIVILAIVVDVFFAILARIAVRAAGHQGKLSARAATEGTP; this is translated from the coding sequence ATGAACCTCTTCCACGAAGCGTGGCTGTGGCTCACTGCCGAGGAGCAGTGGACCGGTACCGCCACCCTGCTCAGCCGCACCGGCGAGCACCTGCTGTACACGCTCATCGCGCTGGCGATCTCTGCCGTCATCGCCATCCCGCTGGGATACCTGGTGGGGCACACCGGGCGCGGCAAACAACTCACCGTGGCGGTGGCCGGCGCGGGGCGGGCCCTGCCCTCGCTGGGCCTGCTCACGGTGCTCACCCTGATCGTGGGCATCGGCGATGCGCTCATCGCCGCCACGGTGGTCTTCGTGGTGCTCGCCGTGCCCTCGGTGCTCGCCGGCGCCTACTCGGGCGTGGAGAACGTGGACCACGCCGTCACCGACTCCGCCCGCGCGATGGGCATGACGCCCTGGCAAGTCCTGCTGCGGGTCGAGGCCCCACTGGGCCTGCCCCTGCTCATCGGCGGTCTCCGCAGCGCGGCTCTGCAGGTGATCGCCACCGCCGTGCTCGCGGCCTATGTGGGACTTGGCGGGCTCGGGATCTACGTGCAGCGCGGTATCGCGTTGCGCCGCTACGAGGAGATGCTCGGCGGTGCCATCGCGATCGTCATCCTCGCCATCGTCGTCGACGTGTTTTTCGCCATCCTCGCGCGCATCGCCGTGCGCGCGGCCGGACATCAGGGCAAGCTCAGCGCAAGAGCTGCCACGGAAGGAACCCCATGA
- a CDS encoding dihydrolipoyl dehydrogenase family protein codes for MAGGNADYDVIVIGAGPVGENLADRVVRQGLSAAIIEDRLVGGECSYWACIPSKALLRPGEVRRAARAVDGARQTVTGELDRAAVLQRRDSFTSSWDDSAQVDWLDSAGIELLRGRGRVSGNREVTVTTPEGGQRVLTARHAVAICTGSRALVPDLPGLREARPWSNREALEAREAPESLLVIGGGVVACELAGAFLDLGSQVTMLVRSGLLGGYEPMAGELVGEALKERGVEIRRGVSATAVRVHAGMREVDCDDGRTLQAAQILVATGREPQPGLGLDTLGLPEGWLTVDETMRVLDDGAPIEWLYAAGDANHRSPLTHQGKYQARAAGDAIAARALGGSVDAGPWGVHAATADHLAATQVVFTDPQVAMVGRTAEAAAEAGLRTRVVDYDLGSVAGAAIHADGYTGAARMVVDEERSVIVGMTFVGQDVAELAQSAAIAIAAEVPVARLWHAVPAFPTMSEVWLRLLEAYGRPRA; via the coding sequence ATGGCGGGCGGAAACGCCGACTACGACGTCATCGTGATCGGTGCCGGCCCTGTGGGTGAGAACCTGGCTGATCGTGTGGTCCGGCAAGGCTTGAGCGCGGCCATCATCGAAGACCGGCTGGTCGGCGGTGAATGCTCCTACTGGGCCTGCATTCCGTCCAAGGCCTTGCTCCGGCCCGGTGAGGTCCGGCGCGCTGCGCGGGCCGTGGATGGTGCCCGGCAGACGGTGACGGGTGAGCTGGACCGGGCGGCGGTCCTCCAGCGCCGCGACTCCTTCACCAGCAGCTGGGACGACTCGGCTCAGGTGGACTGGCTCGACTCGGCCGGCATCGAGCTGCTGCGTGGTCGCGGCCGGGTCAGTGGGAACCGCGAAGTCACCGTCACCACCCCCGAGGGTGGCCAACGCGTGCTGACCGCTCGCCACGCCGTCGCGATCTGCACCGGCTCCCGCGCACTCGTCCCCGATCTTCCCGGCCTCCGTGAGGCTCGGCCGTGGAGCAACCGCGAAGCCCTGGAGGCCCGGGAGGCACCGGAGAGCCTGCTCGTGATCGGCGGAGGCGTGGTGGCCTGTGAACTGGCAGGCGCCTTCCTTGACCTCGGTTCGCAGGTGACCATGCTGGTGCGCAGCGGACTGCTCGGCGGCTACGAGCCCATGGCGGGAGAGCTCGTGGGGGAGGCGCTGAAGGAGCGCGGTGTGGAGATCCGGCGCGGAGTCTCCGCCACGGCGGTGCGTGTGCACGCCGGCATGCGCGAGGTCGACTGCGATGATGGACGCACGCTGCAGGCGGCCCAGATCCTGGTGGCCACCGGCCGGGAACCGCAGCCCGGCCTTGGCCTGGACACGCTCGGACTGCCCGAGGGGTGGCTGACCGTCGACGAAACGATGCGCGTGCTCGATGACGGCGCACCGATCGAGTGGCTCTACGCGGCGGGCGATGCCAATCACCGGAGCCCGCTCACCCACCAGGGCAAGTACCAGGCCCGCGCCGCCGGAGACGCCATCGCGGCCCGGGCCCTCGGCGGCTCGGTCGACGCCGGGCCGTGGGGAGTGCACGCCGCCACCGCCGATCACCTCGCTGCCACCCAGGTGGTCTTCACTGATCCCCAGGTGGCCATGGTCGGACGCACTGCGGAGGCCGCCGCGGAGGCAGGGCTGCGCACTCGCGTGGTCGACTACGACCTCGGCTCCGTGGCCGGTGCGGCCATCCACGCCGATGGCTACACCGGTGCGGCCCGGATGGTGGTGGATGAGGAGCGCTCCGTCATCGTGGGGATGACCTTCGTCGGGCAGGACGTCGCCGAGCTGGCCCAGTCGGCCGCGATCGCCATCGCGGCGGAGGTGCCCGTGGCGCGGCTATGGCACGCCGTTCCCGCCTTCCCCACCATGAGCGAGGTGTGGCTCCGCCTGCTGGAAGCTTATGGGCGCCCGCGCGCCTGA
- a CDS encoding ABC transporter substrate-binding protein — MKHSRIPRHARLLAVSGIAALTLAACGTGDPLGEPGDDTDTDTETDAGDDDGEDDAGNGEDAGDGAGDVGTIVVGSQAYYSNEIIAEIYAQALEDAGHTVDRQFQIGQRDVYLQAMEGGEVHLLPEYSGNLLQHYDDETEARSSDEVADALPEVLPDGLTVLEYAEAEDADSYNVTTDFSEENGITSLADLAGYDGEIIVGGNAELESRPYGPEGLAEFYGVEVSFVAIGDSGGPLTKGAIRDGTITMGDIYTADPDLASGDFVTLDDPENMILAQNVLPLVDADLAEEIALVLDPISAVLTTEELIALNVLSVEEEASSSDIAADWLSEQGLLGGS; from the coding sequence ATGAAGCACTCACGCATCCCCCGCCACGCACGGCTCCTCGCGGTCAGCGGCATCGCCGCGCTGACTCTGGCTGCCTGCGGCACCGGCGACCCGCTCGGAGAACCCGGCGACGACACCGACACCGACACGGAGACCGACGCCGGGGACGACGACGGCGAGGACGATGCCGGGAACGGAGAGGACGCCGGGGACGGTGCCGGCGACGTCGGCACGATCGTGGTCGGCTCCCAGGCGTACTACTCCAACGAGATCATTGCCGAGATCTACGCTCAGGCCCTCGAGGACGCCGGTCACACGGTGGACCGGCAGTTCCAGATCGGTCAGCGTGACGTCTACCTCCAGGCCATGGAGGGCGGCGAGGTGCACCTGCTGCCCGAGTACAGCGGCAACCTGCTGCAGCACTACGACGACGAGACCGAGGCACGCAGCTCGGACGAGGTCGCCGACGCGCTGCCGGAGGTGCTGCCCGATGGGCTCACGGTGCTGGAGTACGCCGAGGCCGAGGACGCCGACTCCTACAACGTGACCACGGATTTCTCCGAGGAGAACGGCATCACCAGCCTCGCTGACCTCGCCGGTTACGACGGGGAGATCATCGTGGGTGGCAACGCCGAGCTGGAGAGCCGCCCCTACGGGCCGGAGGGCCTGGCCGAGTTCTACGGCGTCGAGGTCTCCTTCGTGGCCATCGGCGACAGCGGCGGACCGCTGACCAAGGGCGCGATCCGCGACGGCACGATCACCATGGGCGACATCTACACCGCCGACCCGGACCTGGCCTCGGGTGACTTCGTCACCTTGGACGACCCGGAGAACATGATCCTCGCCCAGAACGTGCTGCCCCTGGTGGATGCGGATCTGGCCGAGGAGATTGCCCTCGTACTCGACCCGATCAGCGCGGTGCTCACCACCGAGGAACTGATCGCGCTCAACGTCCTTAGCGTGGAGGAGGAGGCCAGTTCGTCCGACATCGCGGCAGACTGGCTGAGCGAGCAGGGCTTGCTGGGCGGGTCCTGA
- a CDS encoding glycoside hydrolase family 35 protein → MSTFEIGPEHFLLDGREHQILSGAMHYFRIHPEQWADRIATAQAMGLNTIETYVAWNFHAPQRGEFRTEGQHDLARYLRLIHDAGMHAIVRPGPYICAEWDSGGIPAWLLADPQVQMRRSEPRYLAAVQEYFDALLPLIAPLQIDQGGPVLMVQVENEYGAYGEDADYLRTLVTMMRDGGITVPLFTCDQADDRMLARGGLPELHRTATFGSRSPERLATLRRHQPTGPLMCMEYWNGWFDAWGEDHHVTDPHGNAEDLRLLLESGASVNLYMVHGGTNFGFTSGANDKGNYRPTITSYDYDAPMAEDGTPTAKYEAFQAVLRGHQRLAPEPVPRRAPAPSFAIEAPSSSTPLWSVVDENLEWADFLEAPTHEEIGALAGFSLYRTELDLPEPALLTIGESRDRIQVFLDRRPVGVLDRSEGHRALSLPGLGRVTLELLVEDQGRVNYGPRIGEPKGVIGPVLLDGEPVRHWQAAPLPVDAWAQAAAAEAPPAPGVSLPGLSAPSLTVWSLGGRTPADLFLDTSGFGKGVAWFNNWNLGRFWGKGPQQTLYVPAPLVCEDANTLTVLELQGAADATARFLTHPQWSTTTADD, encoded by the coding sequence ATGAGTACCTTCGAGATCGGCCCCGAGCACTTCCTGCTCGATGGGCGCGAGCACCAGATCCTGTCCGGTGCCATGCACTATTTCCGGATCCACCCCGAGCAGTGGGCCGATCGCATCGCCACCGCCCAGGCCATGGGGTTGAACACCATCGAGACCTACGTGGCGTGGAACTTCCACGCGCCGCAGCGGGGCGAGTTCCGCACCGAGGGCCAACACGACCTGGCGCGCTACCTCCGGCTGATCCATGACGCCGGCATGCACGCGATCGTGCGGCCCGGGCCCTACATCTGCGCGGAATGGGACAGCGGAGGGATCCCTGCGTGGCTGCTCGCCGATCCGCAGGTGCAGATGCGCCGCAGCGAGCCGCGTTACCTGGCGGCAGTCCAGGAGTACTTCGACGCCCTGCTGCCCCTCATCGCGCCCTTGCAGATCGATCAGGGCGGTCCGGTGCTCATGGTCCAGGTGGAGAACGAGTACGGCGCCTACGGCGAGGACGCCGACTACCTCCGCACCCTCGTGACGATGATGCGTGACGGCGGGATCACCGTCCCGCTCTTCACCTGCGACCAGGCCGACGACCGCATGCTCGCCCGCGGTGGACTGCCGGAACTGCACCGCACCGCCACCTTCGGCTCCCGCAGCCCGGAGCGCCTGGCCACCTTGCGTCGCCACCAGCCCACCGGGCCGCTGATGTGCATGGAGTACTGGAACGGCTGGTTCGATGCCTGGGGCGAGGACCACCATGTGACAGACCCCCACGGCAACGCCGAGGACCTCCGGCTGCTGCTGGAATCGGGCGCCTCGGTCAACCTGTACATGGTGCACGGCGGCACCAACTTCGGATTCACCAGCGGCGCGAACGACAAGGGCAACTACCGCCCCACCATCACCTCCTACGACTACGACGCGCCCATGGCCGAGGACGGCACCCCCACCGCCAAGTACGAGGCCTTCCAGGCCGTGCTCCGCGGGCACCAGCGCCTGGCGCCGGAGCCCGTGCCGCGCCGTGCGCCCGCGCCCTCCTTCGCCATCGAGGCACCATCGTCCAGCACCCCACTGTGGTCCGTCGTCGACGAGAACCTGGAATGGGCCGACTTCCTCGAGGCGCCCACGCACGAGGAGATCGGTGCGCTCGCAGGCTTCTCGCTGTACCGCACCGAGCTCGACCTCCCCGAGCCTGCGCTGCTGACCATCGGAGAGAGCCGTGACCGCATCCAGGTCTTCCTCGATCGCCGGCCGGTGGGCGTGCTCGACCGTTCCGAAGGCCATCGCGCACTCAGCCTCCCCGGGCTTGGGCGCGTCACCCTGGAACTGCTCGTCGAGGACCAGGGCCGGGTGAACTACGGCCCCCGCATCGGTGAGCCCAAGGGCGTGATCGGCCCGGTCCTGCTCGACGGCGAGCCGGTGCGTCACTGGCAGGCCGCGCCGCTGCCGGTTGATGCGTGGGCGCAGGCGGCCGCTGCTGAGGCGCCCCCCGCTCCAGGGGTGTCGCTGCCGGGTCTGTCCGCTCCCTCACTGACGGTGTGGTCCCTTGGCGGGCGCACCCCGGCCGACCTCTTCCTGGACACCAGCGGTTTCGGAAAGGGCGTGGCGTGGTTCAACAACTGGAACCTCGGCCGCTTCTGGGGCAAGGGGCCGCAGCAGACCCTCTACGTACCCGCACCGCTGGTGTGTGAGGACGCCAACACCCTGACCGTGCTCGAACTCCAGGGGGCGGCCGATGCCACGGCCCGCTTCCTCACCCATCCGCAGTGGTCGACGACGACCGCTGACGACTGA